From the genome of Impatiens glandulifera chromosome 9, dImpGla2.1, whole genome shotgun sequence, one region includes:
- the LOC124915953 gene encoding transcription factor RADIALIS-like, protein MTSSNGSWSIKQNKAFEKALAVYDKETTDRWDNVAKAVGGKTPEEVKKHYDVLLEDIKHIEEGQVPIPKYKTSTRQGKRDHKDKNLKL, encoded by the exons ATGACATCTTCTAACGGGTCTTGgagtattaaacaaaacaaagcATTTGAAAAGGCGTTAGCAGTATACGACAAAGAAACAACCGATCGATGGGACAATGTTGCGAAAGCGGTTGGTGGAAAAACTCCTGAGGAAGTGAAGAAACATTATGATGTTCTTTTGGAGGACATTAAGCACATTGAGGAAGGTCAAGTTCCAATCCCAAAGTACAAAACCAGCACCAGGCAAGGAAAAAGGGACCATAAG GATAAAAACTTAAAGCTCTAA